Proteins from one Streptomyces sp. NBC_00289 genomic window:
- a CDS encoding NUDIX hydrolase, protein MDLLEPDRLRLVEVAAPSLEAAERAAMNRAWDDAVGANPSLFDGPVAVCAGLDRDGPRGLVVSWSRTTYRYFALRRVPGATSLRSLFVSVVQPTDDGRVLVGRMSPSTSAPGRWQFPGGSVEPPRGRAPLDEAALRRHAALELAEETGVDGPPEELTRCLVTHSASGQVGVHYLAPGRPESLLRERFAALVAAETARGRDPEFDEFALIGSPAELPRLPGPHVAYLEAVVSRHT, encoded by the coding sequence ATGGACCTGCTGGAGCCCGACCGGCTGCGTCTGGTCGAGGTGGCGGCACCGTCGCTGGAGGCGGCGGAGCGGGCGGCCATGAACCGCGCGTGGGACGACGCGGTCGGCGCCAACCCGAGCCTCTTCGACGGACCGGTGGCGGTCTGCGCGGGCCTGGACCGGGACGGGCCACGCGGTCTGGTCGTCTCCTGGTCCCGCACCACCTACCGGTACTTCGCCCTGCGCCGGGTACCGGGCGCCACCTCGCTGCGGTCCCTCTTCGTGAGCGTCGTACAGCCCACGGACGACGGACGCGTCCTGGTGGGGCGGATGTCCCCGTCCACCTCCGCTCCCGGCCGCTGGCAGTTCCCCGGCGGTTCGGTCGAACCGCCCCGCGGTCGCGCCCCCCTCGACGAGGCCGCGCTGCGCCGGCACGCCGCCCTGGAGCTGGCCGAGGAGACGGGCGTCGACGGACCGCCCGAGGAGCTCACCCGTTGCCTGGTCACCCACTCCGCGAGCGGGCAGGTCGGGGTCCACTACCTCGCGCCGGGCAGGCCGGAGTCACTGCTGCGCGAGCGGTTCGCGGCCCTCGTGGCCGCGGAGACGGCGAGGGGGCGTGACCCGGAGTTCGACGAGTTCGCCCTGATCGGCTCCCCGGCCGAGCTGCCTCGCCTCCCGGGCCCCCACGTGGCCTACCTCGAAGCCGTCGTCAGCCGCCACACCTGA
- a CDS encoding RpiB/LacA/LacB family sugar-phosphate isomerase produces the protein MRISVSSDMDEPVARSLVAELRGRGHEVATHGALNPGDDPRWAACSQAAAGEVAAGTADQAVVCCWTGTGASIAANKVPGVRAALCTDAYTADGARRWNDANVLALSLRLTSEPLLKEILDAWFAAEASEDTGDRENVAHVGRQDSARTIR, from the coding sequence ATGCGGATCTCCGTTTCCTCGGACATGGACGAACCAGTGGCCCGTTCCCTCGTCGCGGAGCTGCGCGGCCGCGGCCACGAGGTGGCGACGCACGGGGCGCTGAACCCCGGCGACGACCCCCGGTGGGCCGCGTGCTCCCAGGCCGCGGCCGGTGAGGTCGCCGCCGGGACGGCGGACCAGGCGGTCGTGTGCTGCTGGACCGGCACGGGCGCCTCGATCGCCGCCAACAAGGTGCCCGGCGTACGCGCGGCCCTGTGCACGGACGCGTACACGGCGGACGGCGCCCGCCGCTGGAACGACGCCAACGTCCTGGCCCTCAGCCTGCGCCTGACGTCCGAGCCCCTGCTCAAGGAGATCCTCGACGCCTGGTTCGCCGCCGAGGCGAGCGAGGACACCGGGGACCGGGAGAACGTGGCGCACGTGGGACGGCAGGACTCCGCCAGGACCATTCGGTGA
- a CDS encoding methyltransferase, whose protein sequence is MTTPWGELEPIRFPEDPRERLRAWDASDEYLLRHLADEGVPLSGTVVVLGDRWGALVTALAAHRPVQITDSHLTQEATRANLARAGVDPATVELLTTQDAPPGRIDVLLVRVPKSLALLEDQLLRLAPAVHAGTVVVGTGMVKEIHTSTLKLFERILGPTRTSLAEKKARLIFCSPEPERPREANPWPYSYRLPQDIGPVSGRTVVNHAGVFCADRLDIGTRFFLRHLPDDRGARRVVDLGCGNGVVGTALALADPGAEVLFVDESFQAVASAEATYRASGAPAQAGFRVGDGLEGVPDGSVDLVLTNPPFHSHQATTDATAWRMFTGARRALGPGGELWVIGNRHLGYHVTLRRLFGNCQLVAGDPKFVVLRAVRE, encoded by the coding sequence ATGACGACGCCCTGGGGCGAGCTCGAGCCGATCCGCTTCCCCGAGGACCCGCGCGAGAGGCTGCGCGCCTGGGACGCCTCCGACGAGTACCTGCTTCGGCATCTCGCGGACGAGGGAGTCCCGCTGTCCGGCACGGTCGTCGTGCTCGGGGACCGCTGGGGAGCGCTGGTCACGGCGCTCGCGGCGCACCGGCCGGTGCAGATCACCGACTCCCACCTCACCCAGGAGGCCACCCGGGCCAATCTCGCGCGGGCCGGAGTGGACCCGGCCACGGTGGAGCTGCTCACCACGCAGGACGCGCCGCCCGGCCGGATCGACGTACTCCTGGTCCGGGTGCCGAAGAGCCTGGCGCTCCTGGAGGACCAGCTGCTGCGGCTGGCGCCCGCCGTGCACGCGGGCACGGTCGTCGTGGGCACCGGGATGGTCAAGGAGATCCACACCTCGACGCTGAAGCTGTTCGAGCGGATCCTCGGCCCGACCCGCACCTCGCTCGCCGAGAAGAAGGCCCGGCTGATCTTCTGCTCCCCCGAGCCCGAACGGCCGCGGGAGGCCAACCCGTGGCCGTACAGCTACCGGCTTCCCCAGGACATCGGTCCCGTCTCGGGGCGCACCGTCGTCAACCACGCGGGCGTCTTCTGTGCCGACCGGCTCGACATCGGCACCCGGTTCTTCCTGCGGCACCTGCCGGACGACCGGGGCGCCCGGCGGGTCGTGGACCTGGGGTGCGGCAACGGCGTCGTCGGTACGGCCCTGGCGCTGGCCGATCCCGGGGCCGAGGTGCTGTTCGTGGACGAGTCGTTCCAGGCGGTGGCCTCGGCGGAGGCGACGTACAGGGCGAGCGGCGCGCCCGCGCAGGCCGGGTTCCGGGTCGGGGACGGACTGGAGGGGGTGCCGGACGGCAGCGTCGATCTCGTGCTCACCAACCCGCCGTTCCACTCGCACCAGGCGACCACCGACGCGACGGCGTGGCGGATGTTCACCGGGGCCCGGCGCGCGCTCGGTCCCGGCGGCGAGCTGTGGGTGATCGGCAACCGCCACCTCGGGTACCACGTCACGTTGCGGCGCCTGTTCGGCAACTGTCAACTGGTCGCCGGTGACCCGAAGTTCGTGGTGCTGAGGGCGGTCAGGGAATAG
- a CDS encoding ketose-bisphosphate aldolase, whose amino-acid sequence MPLATTGELVTRAAAARSAVAAFNIITLEHVEAVIAGAETVGAPVVLQVSENAVAFRHGRLLPLARAAVAAAERAAVPVALHLDHVQSDALLRQAADAGFGSVMYDAARLPYADNLAATRAAADWAHAHGLWIEAELGQVGGKHGEPPLDAHAAGARTDPAEARAFVADSGVDALAVAIGSSHAMTTRTAALDHALLKRLTGALNVPLVLHGSSGVPDDELAAAVANGITKVNVGTALNIAMTGAVREFLAAHPAAVDSRTYLGAGREAMVRTVAGIIRVLDRADVGRGGPAIP is encoded by the coding sequence GTGCCCCTCGCGACCACCGGCGAGCTCGTCACCCGTGCCGCCGCGGCCCGCTCCGCCGTCGCCGCCTTCAACATCATCACCCTGGAGCACGTCGAGGCCGTCATCGCCGGCGCCGAGACCGTCGGCGCGCCCGTCGTCCTCCAGGTCAGCGAGAACGCGGTCGCGTTCCGTCACGGACGGCTGCTCCCGCTCGCCCGCGCCGCGGTCGCCGCCGCCGAACGCGCGGCCGTACCCGTGGCGTTGCACCTCGACCACGTACAGAGCGACGCCCTGCTGCGTCAGGCGGCGGACGCCGGGTTCGGCTCGGTGATGTACGACGCGGCCCGCCTGCCGTACGCGGACAACCTCGCGGCGACCCGGGCCGCCGCCGACTGGGCCCACGCCCACGGACTGTGGATCGAGGCCGAGTTGGGGCAGGTGGGCGGCAAACACGGTGAGCCGCCGCTCGACGCCCACGCGGCCGGAGCCCGCACCGACCCCGCCGAGGCCCGCGCCTTCGTCGCCGACTCCGGTGTGGACGCCCTCGCCGTCGCCATCGGCAGCAGCCACGCCATGACCACCCGCACCGCCGCCCTCGACCACGCTCTCCTGAAGCGCCTGACGGGAGCCCTGAACGTACCGCTCGTGCTGCACGGCTCCTCCGGCGTACCGGACGACGAACTGGCCGCGGCCGTCGCGAACGGCATCACGAAGGTGAACGTCGGCACCGCCCTGAACATCGCCATGACCGGCGCCGTCAGGGAGTTCCTCGCCGCCCACCCCGCGGCGGTCGACTCGCGCACCTATCTGGGCGCGGGCCGGGAGGCGATGGTGCGGACGGTCGCGGGAATCATCCGGGTGCTCGACCGGGCGGATGTCGGACGCGGCGGCCCGGCTATTCCCTGA
- a CDS encoding alpha-ketoglutarate-dependent dioxygenase AlkB, with amino-acid sequence MDAELFPRARAPIAPGAVHLPDWLDAGSQRELLESCRQWARPPAGLRTVRTPGGGTMTARQVCLGRHWYPYGYAATVVDGDGSPVKPFPAWLGALGRRAVTDALGAEAVSAAPYDIALINFYDGDARMGMHRDSDEKSAAPVVSLSLGDTCVFRFGNPETRGRPYTDVELRSGDLFVFGGPSRLAHHGVPRVHGGTAPPELGLTGRLNITLRVSGL; translated from the coding sequence ATGGACGCCGAGCTGTTCCCCCGGGCCCGCGCGCCGATCGCCCCCGGCGCGGTGCACCTGCCGGACTGGCTGGACGCCGGGTCGCAGCGGGAGCTGCTGGAGTCCTGCCGGCAGTGGGCCCGCCCCCCGGCCGGACTGCGCACGGTCCGCACGCCCGGCGGTGGCACGATGACCGCCCGCCAGGTCTGTCTGGGCCGGCACTGGTACCCGTACGGCTACGCCGCCACCGTCGTCGACGGCGACGGCAGCCCGGTCAAGCCCTTCCCGGCATGGCTGGGCGCACTCGGCCGCCGCGCGGTGACCGACGCGCTCGGGGCGGAGGCGGTGTCGGCAGCGCCGTACGACATCGCACTGATCAACTTCTACGACGGTGACGCCCGCATGGGCATGCACCGGGACAGCGACGAGAAGTCCGCCGCACCGGTGGTCTCCCTGAGTCTCGGGGACACCTGCGTCTTCCGCTTCGGCAACCCCGAGACGCGCGGCCGGCCGTACACGGACGTCGAACTGCGCAGCGGGGACCTGTTCGTGTTCGGGGGCCCGTCCCGGCTCGCCCACCACGGTGTGCCGCGAGTGCACGGGGGCACCGCGCCGCCCGAGTTGGGGCTCACCGGACGGTTGAACATCACTCTCCGAGTGAGCGGACTGTAG
- a CDS encoding ROK family protein, whose translation MSGKADPRTTGEGTTSRARLDRGRGALGPALELVHTGRAPTRAVLTAELGVTRATAGAVAAELEALGLIRVDARPGAAAGSQGRPSHRLAVAEDGPVVLAAQVHADGFRAALVGLGGRIVATAPGCETVDADPAKVLGSVVEAGAELLHTTGRRCVGAGLAVPSAVAEPDGLALNPLHLAWPVGAPVRRIFAECVRAAGITGPAFAGNDVNLAALAEHRHGAGRGARDLLCVATGHRGVGGALVLDGRLHTGSSGLALEVGHLTVSPEGRPCHCGSRGCLDVEADPLALLTAAGRDPGPEMSLLRQADELIRGHFDDPAVRTAVEALIDRLGLGLAGLVNILNPDRIILGGLHRTLLDADPDRLRAVVADRSLWGQSGGVPILACTLDHNSLVGAAELAWQPVLDDPLGALSGG comes from the coding sequence ATGAGCGGCAAGGCGGACCCCCGGACGACGGGGGAAGGGACCACCTCGAGGGCGCGGTTGGACCGTGGGCGCGGAGCGCTCGGTCCCGCGCTGGAGCTCGTGCACACCGGTCGCGCGCCGACCCGCGCCGTGCTCACCGCCGAGCTCGGCGTGACCCGGGCGACGGCCGGCGCGGTCGCCGCCGAACTGGAGGCGCTGGGCCTGATCCGGGTCGACGCCCGGCCCGGCGCGGCCGCCGGTTCGCAGGGGCGCCCCTCGCACCGGCTCGCGGTCGCCGAGGACGGCCCGGTCGTCCTCGCCGCGCAGGTGCACGCCGACGGGTTCCGGGCCGCGCTGGTCGGCCTGGGCGGCCGGATCGTCGCCACCGCACCCGGCTGCGAGACCGTCGACGCCGACCCGGCGAAGGTCCTCGGGTCCGTCGTGGAGGCCGGCGCCGAACTGCTGCACACGACCGGGCGGCGCTGCGTCGGCGCCGGACTCGCCGTGCCGTCGGCGGTCGCCGAACCGGACGGACTCGCCCTCAACCCGCTGCACCTGGCCTGGCCCGTGGGAGCCCCGGTGCGCCGGATCTTCGCCGAGTGCGTGCGCGCGGCCGGGATCACCGGTCCGGCCTTCGCGGGCAACGACGTCAACCTCGCCGCGCTCGCCGAGCACCGGCACGGCGCGGGCCGTGGCGCCCGGGACCTGCTGTGCGTGGCCACCGGGCACCGCGGGGTGGGCGGCGCGCTGGTGCTGGACGGGCGCCTGCACACGGGCAGTTCGGGCCTGGCGCTGGAGGTCGGCCACCTCACCGTCAGCCCCGAGGGCCGCCCCTGCCACTGCGGCAGCCGCGGCTGCCTCGACGTCGAGGCCGACCCACTGGCCCTGCTCACGGCCGCCGGACGCGATCCCGGCCCCGAGATGTCCCTGCTCCGGCAGGCCGACGAGCTGATCCGGGGCCACTTCGACGACCCGGCCGTCCGCACCGCCGTCGAGGCCCTGATCGACCGGCTCGGCCTCGGACTCGCCGGTCTGGTCAACATCCTCAACCCTGACCGCATCATCCTCGGCGGGCTGCACCGCACGCTCCTCGACGCCGACCCGGACCGCCTGCGCGCGGTCGTCGCCGACCGCAGTCTGTGGGGGCAGAGCGGCGGCGTACCCATCCTCGCGTGCACGCTGGACCACAACAGCCTGGTGGGGGCGGCCGAACTGGCGTGGCAGCCGGTGCTGGACGATCCGCTGGGGGCGCTGAGCGGTGGGTGA